In Halarcobacter mediterraneus, the following proteins share a genomic window:
- a CDS encoding type I restriction endonuclease subunit R gives MSTQSEAILEENLIKQLESLKYERVFINDDEQLEQNLKRQLEKHNKTTFSNNEFKKILSHLQSGSVFEKAKKLRDKYVLNKDDGTNFYMEFLDSEHWCQNLFQVTNQISINGTYKNRYDVTILINGFPLVQIELKRRGLELKEAFNQINRYQKHSYGANSALFQYIQIFVISNGVNTKYYANNKKQTFKQTFFWADKDNKNITNIEEFTSSFLERCHISKMICKYIVLAEVDKILMVLRPYQFYAVEAIIEQVTTSTRNGYIWHTTGSGKTLTSFKTAQILMKLPKVQKTVFVVDRKDLDFQTTKEFNSFSDGSVDGTDNTATLVRQFSDDTKLIVTTIQKLNTAIKKRKYIEKMSKQKDKHIVFIFDECHRSQFGETHLNINKFFTNNQMIGFTGTPIFPENAMGNKLGKRTTADLFDDRLHRYVITDAINDDNVLKFSVEYIGRYKEKENSATNIDIEVEDIDRQELLESDDRVEKIVDYIIANHGRKTHNKDFTAMMTVSSVDMLSKYYETFKRKQHNLKIATIFSYADNEEDKSADGLYESDGAHIDENHINKHSREKLDEYIKDYNKMFGTKYSTKDSKTFYNYYNELSKRVKKGEVDILLVVNMFLTGFDSKRLNTLYVDKNLKYHGLIQAFSRTNRILDEVKSQGNIVCFRNIKKACDDAIALFSRSDAKDIILMEPYEEYVKKFNEAYERLIKITPTVASVDTLISEDDKLEFIKAFREIMRIKNILEGFSDFKWSDLSMSEQMFNDYLSKYLDMKPKRGEQSEKVSILEDVDFELELIHRDEINVAYILKLLAKYKDSDEEEQKKQKENISNILTNNPQLRSKKELIEKFINENLYAINEDDIEEEFDKFWEEEKDKAYKELCSDENLDCKKVRRVVDKYIYEQRLPLKDEIASTLKVKPKLLERKKVIPRVLDKIVNFVEKFYDDIGTQTTTNNSDYSNSVEELKVAQPKPEYN, from the coding sequence TTGAGTACCCAAAGTGAAGCAATACTAGAAGAAAACCTTATCAAACAACTTGAATCTTTAAAATACGAAAGAGTATTTATAAATGATGATGAACAGCTAGAACAAAATCTAAAAAGACAGTTAGAAAAACACAATAAAACAACTTTTTCCAACAATGAATTTAAAAAGATACTAAGCCACCTACAAAGTGGAAGTGTCTTTGAAAAAGCAAAAAAATTAAGAGATAAGTATGTTTTAAACAAAGATGATGGTACAAACTTTTATATGGAGTTTCTAGACTCTGAACATTGGTGCCAAAATCTATTTCAAGTAACAAATCAAATCAGTATAAATGGTACATATAAAAACAGATACGATGTAACTATTTTGATAAATGGTTTTCCTCTTGTACAAATTGAACTAAAAAGAAGAGGTTTAGAGTTAAAAGAAGCCTTTAATCAAATCAATCGTTATCAAAAACACTCTTATGGTGCAAACAGTGCTTTGTTTCAGTATATTCAAATATTTGTTATAAGTAATGGAGTAAATACAAAGTACTACGCAAACAACAAAAAACAAACCTTCAAGCAAACCTTCTTTTGGGCAGATAAAGATAATAAAAATATCACAAATATTGAAGAGTTTACAAGTTCTTTTTTAGAGCGATGCCACATCTCTAAGATGATATGTAAGTATATAGTTTTAGCTGAAGTTGATAAGATACTTATGGTTCTGCGACCTTATCAGTTTTATGCGGTTGAAGCTATTATTGAACAAGTTACTACCTCTACAAGAAATGGATATATTTGGCATACAACTGGAAGTGGTAAAACTTTGACCTCTTTTAAAACAGCACAAATTCTTATGAAACTTCCAAAAGTACAAAAGACAGTATTTGTAGTAGATAGAAAAGACTTAGACTTTCAAACTACAAAAGAGTTTAACTCTTTTAGTGATGGAAGTGTAGATGGTACGGATAATACAGCTACTTTAGTTAGACAATTTAGTGATGATACAAAGTTAATAGTTACAACAATTCAGAAACTAAACACAGCAATCAAAAAAAGAAAATATATAGAAAAGATGTCAAAACAAAAAGATAAACATATAGTCTTTATCTTTGATGAGTGCCATAGAAGCCAGTTTGGAGAAACACACCTAAATATAAACAAGTTTTTTACAAACAATCAAATGATAGGTTTCACAGGAACACCAATATTCCCTGAAAATGCTATGGGAAATAAGTTAGGTAAAAGAACAACAGCAGATTTATTTGATGATAGACTTCATAGATATGTAATAACAGATGCTATCAATGATGACAATGTTTTAAAATTTTCTGTTGAATATATAGGAAGATATAAAGAGAAAGAAAACAGTGCCACAAATATAGATATAGAAGTTGAAGATATAGATAGACAAGAGCTTCTTGAAAGTGATGATAGAGTTGAAAAGATAGTTGACTATATTATTGCAAATCATGGTAGAAAAACCCACAACAAAGATTTTACTGCTATGATGACAGTTAGTTCTGTAGATATGCTTTCAAAATATTATGAAACCTTTAAAAGAAAACAACACAATCTAAAAATAGCTACAATATTCTCTTATGCAGATAATGAAGAGGATAAAAGTGCAGATGGTTTATATGAATCAGATGGGGCGCATATAGATGAAAATCATATAAACAAACACAGCCGTGAAAAGTTAGATGAGTATATCAAAGATTATAATAAAATGTTTGGTACAAAATACAGCACCAAAGATAGTAAAACTTTTTATAACTACTATAATGAACTCTCAAAAAGAGTAAAAAAAGGTGAAGTTGATATTCTTCTTGTAGTAAATATGTTTTTGACTGGATTTGATAGCAAAAGATTAAACACCTTATATGTGGATAAAAATCTAAAATACCACGGACTTATACAAGCTTTTAGTAGAACAAACAGAATACTTGATGAGGTAAAATCCCAAGGAAATATTGTCTGCTTTAGAAACATTAAAAAAGCTTGCGATGATGCGATAGCACTTTTTTCAAGAAGTGATGCAAAAGATATTATTCTTATGGAACCTTACGAAGAGTATGTTAAAAAATTTAATGAAGCGTATGAAAGACTAATAAAAATAACTCCTACAGTAGCTAGTGTAGATACTTTGATAAGTGAAGATGATAAACTAGAATTTATCAAAGCTTTTAGAGAGATAATGAGAATAAAAAATATCTTAGAAGGCTTTAGTGATTTTAAATGGTCTGATTTATCTATGAGTGAGCAGATGTTTAATGACTATTTATCGAAATATTTAGATATGAAACCAAAAAGAGGTGAACAAAGTGAAAAGGTATCTATCTTAGAAGATGTAGATTTTGAATTAGAATTAATCCATAGAGATGAGATAAATGTAGCATATATTTTAAAACTCTTAGCTAAATACAAAGACTCAGATGAAGAAGAGCAGAAAAAACAAAAAGAAAATATCTCAAATATATTAACAAACAATCCACAACTAAGAAGTAAAAAAGAACTTATAGAGAAGTTTATCAATGAAAACCTATATGCCATAAATGAAGATGACATAGAAGAAGAGTTTGATAAGTTTTGGGAAGAGGAAAAAGATAAAGCCTACAAAGAATTATGTAGTGATGAAAACCTTGATTGTAAAAAAGTGAGAAGAGTTGTGGATAAGTATATCTATGAACAAAGGCTACCTTTAAAAGATGAAATAGCAAGTACACTAAAAGTAAAACCCAAACTTCTAGAGCGAAAAAAAGTCATACCAAGAGTTTTAGATAAGATTGTAAACTTTGTAGAGAAATTCTATGATGATATAGGAACACAAACTACGACAAACAATAGTGACTATTCAAATAGTGTTGAAGAGCTAAAAGTCGCCCAACCAAAACCAGAGTATAACTAA
- a CDS encoding PDDEXK nuclease domain-containing protein: MSSLVNNQMIEEIRNLLINSRTQLQQSVNSIMVRTYWNIGRIIVEDEQNGEQRATYGKKQLEQISNTLSKEFGKGFDTTNLRNMRRLYLTFPIQETLSLKLSWSHYCKIMRIENKDARDWYIKESIENNWSIRVLSRQISKLYYERLLSSTDKKSLVNEANEKIKELQTTDIKNYLRDPYVFDFLNLPNESLLETNIEQALIDNLQQFLLELGRGFAFVSRQKRLSVEEQDFYIDLVFYNFKLKCFLLIDLKLGKLTHQDVGQMDTYVRVYDKFEKAEDDNPTIGLILCSEPSLAVAKYSVLSESKQLFSSKYLPFLPTEEELQKELLRERNLLFKGSEDE; encoded by the coding sequence ATGAGTAGTTTAGTAAATAATCAAATGATAGAAGAGATTAGAAATCTTTTAATTAATTCAAGAACACAACTGCAACAATCGGTTAACAGTATAATGGTAAGAACCTATTGGAATATAGGTAGAATTATTGTAGAGGATGAACAAAATGGAGAGCAAAGAGCTACTTATGGAAAAAAGCAATTAGAACAAATATCAAATACCTTATCAAAAGAGTTTGGAAAAGGTTTTGATACTACAAATCTTAGAAATATGAGACGATTATACCTTACATTTCCAATTCAGGAGACACTGTCTCTCAAATTGAGTTGGAGTCATTATTGTAAAATAATGAGAATAGAAAATAAAGATGCGAGAGATTGGTATATCAAAGAAAGTATTGAAAACAACTGGAGTATTAGGGTATTAAGTAGACAAATATCAAAGCTTTATTATGAAAGATTATTAAGTAGTACTGATAAAAAATCACTTGTAAATGAAGCAAATGAAAAAATAAAGGAGCTTCAAACTACAGATATAAAAAATTATCTTAGAGATCCTTATGTTTTTGATTTTTTAAATCTACCAAATGAATCATTACTTGAAACAAATATAGAACAAGCTTTGATAGATAATCTTCAACAGTTTTTACTTGAATTAGGTCGTGGTTTTGCTTTTGTATCAAGACAAAAAAGATTGAGTGTAGAGGAACAAGATTTTTATATAGATTTAGTTTTTTATAACTTTAAACTAAAATGTTTTTTGCTTATAGATTTAAAACTTGGAAAACTTACTCATCAAGATGTAGGTCAAATGGATACGTATGTAAGAGTTTATGATAAGTTTGAAAAAGCTGAAGATGATAATCCTACCATTGGACTAATCCTTTGTAGTGAACCTTCACTTGCAGTTGCTAAATATTCAGTGTTAAGTGAAAGTAAACAACTATTCTCATCAAAATATTTACCATTTTTACCAACAGAAGAAGAGCTTCAAAAAGAGCTTCTAAGAGAAAGAAATCTACTTTTTAAAGGTAGTGAAGATGAGTAA
- a CDS encoding Fic/DOC family protein: MTKTKYLLYEFKQYKNSKYFYWYKTDNKYFTQTKPPKNILDKITASKKEVNKEDIILNPWQEWNTNDIQKIITKDGVCINYLKSTDDEYITKQEDLKLLEVYSFLVENFDISKSFGFEVIKKWHKMIFESIYPFASKLRTVNMSKGSGVDAWEWRLEFLNALPNFDKFLKEVTKKEYEDIETISQDLSKLICEFLFIHPFREGNGRLSRLICDIILAKNGFPMIGLNLKKSDNYIQRVHSGYECDYEPMKELLKQKIEEELMNE, encoded by the coding sequence ATGACAAAAACAAAGTATTTATTATATGAATTTAAACAGTATAAAAATAGTAAATACTTTTATTGGTACAAAACTGATAATAAATACTTTACTCAAACAAAACCACCTAAAAATATACTTGATAAAATAACAGCTTCAAAAAAAGAGGTAAATAAAGAAGATATTATCTTAAATCCTTGGCAAGAGTGGAATACAAACGATATACAAAAAATTATCACAAAAGATGGTGTTTGTATAAATTATTTAAAATCTACAGATGATGAGTACATTACAAAACAAGAAGATTTGAAACTATTAGAAGTTTATAGTTTCTTAGTTGAGAATTTTGATATTTCTAAGTCTTTTGGGTTTGAAGTGATTAAAAAATGGCATAAGATGATATTTGAATCTATCTACCCTTTTGCTAGTAAACTTCGTACAGTAAATATGAGTAAAGGAAGTGGTGTTGATGCTTGGGAATGGCGTTTAGAGTTTTTAAATGCTTTGCCTAATTTTGATAAGTTTTTAAAAGAAGTTACAAAAAAAGAGTATGAAGATATTGAGACTATTTCCCAAGATTTATCAAAATTAATATGTGAGTTTTTATTTATACATCCATTTAGAGAAGGAAATGGAAGATTAAGCAGACTTATATGTGATATTATTTTGGCAAAAAATGGTTTTCCAATGATTGGATTAAACTTGAAAAAAAGTGATAATTATATACAAAGAGTGCATAGTGGATATGAATGTGACTATGAACCTATGAAAGAGTTACTGAAACAAAAGATTGAAGAGGAACTTATGAATGAATAA
- a CDS encoding restriction endonuclease subunit S, which yields MSNKENIPKLRFKEFSGEWEEKATGQVLKIGSGKDYKHLENGNIPVYGTGGLMTYVNDYLYDGVSVCIGRKGTIDKPMLLSGKFWTVDTLFYTHSFKESIPEFIFSIFQKINWKLYNEASGVPSLSKATIEKVKVNVPKKQEQEKIASFLSSIDKKINQLSKKDELLQNYKKAMMQKIFSQKLRFKKEDGSDYPKWEKYELKEFLIERVEYPEELLPIYSLTIEKGIIPKSERYERAFLVKSDYEYKTMKENDFAYNPMNLRFGALARHKEKLDVMVSKYYNIFYCNEKLNSYFAVLYFTNYNSIQFYNKMATGSLEEKKRVHFREFLKFKFSFPTIEEQTKIANFLSSLDTKISQNKKALEETQRFKKALLQKMFV from the coding sequence ATGAGTAATAAAGAAAACATACCAAAGCTTAGGTTTAAAGAGTTTTCTGGGGAGTGGGAAGAGAAAGCTACAGGACAAGTCCTAAAAATTGGGAGTGGAAAAGATTATAAGCATTTGGAAAATGGCAATATTCCTGTCTATGGCACAGGCGGATTAATGACTTATGTAAATGATTATTTATATGATGGTGTAAGTGTATGCATTGGACGAAAAGGAACAATTGATAAACCAATGCTATTAAGTGGTAAATTTTGGACTGTTGATACGCTTTTTTATACACATTCATTTAAGGAATCTATCCCAGAATTTATATTTTCAATTTTTCAAAAAATAAATTGGAAATTATATAATGAAGCATCAGGAGTACCAAGTCTTTCTAAAGCTACAATTGAAAAAGTAAAAGTAAACGTTCCCAAAAAACAAGAGCAAGAAAAAATTGCCTCTTTTTTATCCTCTATTGATAAAAAGATAAATCAACTATCAAAAAAAGATGAGTTGTTACAAAACTATAAAAAAGCTATGATGCAAAAGATATTTTCACAAAAGCTTAGATTTAAAAAAGAAGATGGAAGTGATTATCCTAAGTGGGAAAAATATGAATTAAAAGAGTTTCTAATTGAAAGAGTTGAATATCCAGAGGAATTATTACCTATTTATAGTTTAACAATAGAAAAAGGTATTATCCCAAAGAGTGAGAGATATGAAAGAGCCTTTTTAGTAAAAAGTGATTATGAATATAAAACAATGAAAGAAAATGATTTTGCTTATAATCCCATGAATTTAAGATTTGGTGCATTAGCTCGACATAAAGAAAAATTAGATGTTATGGTTTCAAAGTATTATAATATATTTTATTGTAATGAAAAATTAAATTCATATTTTGCAGTATTATATTTTACAAATTACAATAGCATTCAATTTTATAACAAAATGGCAACAGGAAGTTTAGAGGAGAAAAAAAGAGTACATTTTAGAGAGTTTTTAAAATTTAAATTTTCTTTTCCTACTATAGAAGAACAAACAAAAATAGCAAACTTTTTATCTTCTCTTGATACAAAAATATCACAAAATAAAAAAGCCCTAGAAGAGACTCAAAGGTTTAAAAAAGCACTTTTACAAAAGATGTTTGTGTAA
- a CDS encoding AAA domain-containing protein: MSLSSISSEEILNYYYQCIVESSLQGLKFPISDVKVEKVLSKINLFYINHQEEDKKQYIDNLNMIRKHIQNIKPEKRKDYRLIYFPFLHKFTQYSSLNRNDKYITSPIYFIFDIDDKTQDKLDELVSITIDNSSNEAVFKNGQIVFNTLYASRDIYSMDFEEIDTLRELLDDEEFNVKYPIKDFEFFKSLLIEYLKNCKSELKLEINPNEEYSELLKKFHKGLMSFNRKNDTLENFEFKSGILLADSEAILDADIMLRGIRYSYKKSIIPFIEENSKKEHKFNRIFFNHENRLLDKSKSFNKSNNFNSLNLSVDNVNKLQQRHYGSFSKNFPLTKSQRLAMCAVVSNMDIVPVNGPPGTGKTALLRSIFSNYIVKNAYKAANSYLKNKKNPFKLIDTGKPILGTSSVRQAINNLISGISEGFQDSSKIDIRFTRWLELSNKKYNKVDLIDKFVVVPQIRNSEEKYKDDILFTSLESIFQYIHSLDYVDFEKKYINSFIESYKKILPKDFKEEKITIEYCISFLINFMETAKKRIQKSISENKNMDFETYEKLDKFERFEFFFASLHLLEAFFILNIKKINKMNITNESSCPICNSSLIIENKIECKNCSFEVEKNREFNKLKNEFTIDDLNLLLKDSLVIEDIRYGLRYNENNKKYQISILENEFNSLDNIFIITPLFPMLCVTMHSFYGAFKDKKNDELRKDFFDLTLTDESGMILPHIAMPIIYSSKKMIVVGDEKQIEPIAPFDKSIDNIIYEKQKLKIGYSQFIDSYSVLNQNLIKLINKSTYIKTFEMKEYEKNSLWLKEHFRCKDEIIEYCNDIVYNGILVPKVREVNSQLFLDDAKDEYPSIKIFNLESEVYKNRSELEASAIADFLFHNIEKLTQLYNAWKHYTKKDNETYDSIESKDFYRKIGIVTPFNNQKYLIKKSLSKEFNLNKILIGTVHAFQGSEKEIIIFSPTIGKDCSFEHFTNKDDGNMMNVAVSRAKSAFWVFGSVEGMKKAGRYTEVLEKYIELKQDYEFYNKSNQIVSNIRETAKTFRTSNKYIFKNFRNKDLTLEEAEKILNGETVKVQRVSKTGNLYEINVYSDGNGKLNSSFD, translated from the coding sequence ATGAGTTTAAGTTCTATAAGTTCAGAAGAGATTTTAAACTACTACTACCAGTGTATTGTAGAGAGTTCTCTTCAAGGATTAAAATTTCCTATAAGTGATGTAAAAGTTGAGAAAGTATTATCTAAAATAAATTTGTTTTATATAAATCATCAAGAAGAAGATAAAAAGCAATATATAGATAATCTTAACATGATAAGAAAACATATTCAAAATATTAAACCTGAGAAAAGAAAAGATTATAGACTTATATATTTCCCTTTTCTTCATAAATTTACTCAATACTCCTCTTTAAATAGAAATGATAAATATATTACTTCTCCTATATATTTTATATTTGATATTGATGATAAAACACAAGATAAATTAGATGAGTTAGTTTCAATTACAATAGATAATTCATCAAATGAAGCAGTTTTTAAAAATGGACAAATTGTTTTTAATACTCTGTATGCTTCTAGAGATATTTATTCAATGGACTTTGAAGAAATAGATACATTACGAGAGTTACTTGATGATGAAGAGTTTAATGTAAAATATCCTATTAAAGATTTTGAGTTTTTTAAAAGTCTATTAATAGAGTATTTAAAAAATTGTAAAAGTGAATTAAAATTAGAAATAAATCCTAATGAAGAATATTCTGAATTATTAAAAAAATTTCATAAAGGTTTGATGAGTTTTAATCGTAAAAACGATACTTTAGAAAACTTTGAATTTAAAAGTGGAATACTTTTAGCAGATAGTGAAGCGATATTAGACGCTGATATTATGTTAAGAGGAATAAGGTATTCATATAAAAAAAGCATAATTCCCTTTATTGAAGAAAATTCAAAAAAAGAGCATAAGTTTAATAGAATTTTCTTTAATCATGAAAATAGATTATTAGATAAAAGTAAATCTTTCAATAAAAGTAATAACTTTAATTCACTTAATCTAAGTGTTGATAATGTAAATAAGTTACAACAACGTCATTATGGCTCTTTTAGTAAGAATTTTCCTTTAACAAAGTCTCAAAGACTTGCCATGTGTGCAGTTGTTTCTAATATGGATATTGTTCCTGTAAATGGACCTCCAGGTACAGGAAAAACAGCACTTCTTCGTAGTATATTTTCAAATTATATTGTAAAAAATGCTTATAAAGCAGCAAATAGCTATTTAAAAAATAAGAAAAATCCTTTTAAGTTAATTGATACTGGAAAACCAATTCTTGGTACTTCTAGTGTTAGACAAGCAATAAACAATCTAATTTCTGGAATATCAGAAGGATTTCAAGATTCGTCAAAAATAGATATAAGATTTACAAGATGGCTAGAATTATCAAATAAAAAATATAATAAAGTTGATTTAATTGATAAGTTTGTTGTTGTACCTCAAATAAGAAATAGTGAAGAAAAATATAAAGATGATATTTTATTTACAAGTTTAGAAAGTATATTTCAATATATTCATAGTCTTGATTATGTAGATTTTGAAAAAAAATACATTAATAGTTTTATTGAATCATACAAGAAAATATTACCAAAAGATTTCAAAGAAGAAAAAATAACAATTGAGTATTGTATCTCATTTTTAATAAACTTTATGGAAACTGCAAAAAAAAGAATTCAAAAGAGTATTTCAGAAAATAAAAATATGGATTTTGAAACTTATGAAAAACTTGATAAATTTGAACGATTTGAATTCTTTTTTGCATCTTTGCATCTACTTGAAGCATTTTTTATTCTGAATATTAAAAAAATAAATAAAATGAATATTACAAATGAATCTTCTTGCCCTATTTGTAATAGTTCTTTAATTATTGAAAATAAAATTGAGTGTAAAAACTGTAGTTTTGAGGTAGAGAAGAATAGAGAGTTTAATAAACTTAAAAATGAATTCACAATTGATGATTTAAATTTATTATTAAAAGATTCTTTGGTTATTGAAGATATAAGGTATGGGCTAAGATATAATGAAAATAATAAAAAATATCAGATAAGTATCTTAGAAAATGAGTTTAATAGTTTAGATAATATATTTATAATCACTCCTTTATTCCCTATGTTATGTGTTACAATGCACTCTTTTTATGGTGCATTTAAAGATAAAAAAAATGATGAATTAAGAAAAGATTTTTTTGATTTAACATTGACTGACGAATCAGGTATGATTTTACCTCATATTGCAATGCCAATAATTTATAGTAGTAAAAAAATGATTGTAGTCGGGGATGAAAAACAAATAGAACCTATTGCCCCTTTTGATAAATCTATAGATAATATAATCTATGAAAAACAAAAACTAAAGATAGGTTATAGCCAGTTTATTGATAGCTATTCAGTTTTAAATCAGAATTTAATTAAGCTTATAAATAAATCCACTTATATTAAAACCTTTGAAATGAAAGAGTATGAAAAAAACTCTTTATGGTTAAAAGAACATTTTAGATGTAAAGATGAAATTATTGAGTATTGTAATGATATTGTTTATAATGGAATTCTTGTTCCTAAAGTTAGAGAAGTAAATAGCCAATTGTTTTTAGATGATGCTAAAGATGAGTATCCTTCAATTAAAATATTTAATCTTGAATCTGAAGTTTATAAAAATCGTTCAGAACTTGAAGCTTCTGCAATTGCAGATTTTTTATTTCATAATATAGAAAAATTGACACAGTTGTATAATGCTTGGAAACATTATACAAAAAAAGATAATGAAACATATGATTCAATAGAATCAAAAGACTTTTATAGAAAAATAGGAATAGTTACTCCTTTTAATAATCAAAAATATTTAATTAAAAAATCATTATCAAAAGAGTTTAATTTAAATAAAATACTAATTGGTACAGTTCATGCTTTTCAAGGGAGTGAAAAAGAAATTATTATATTTTCTCCTACTATAGGAAAAGATTGTAGTTTTGAACATTTTACAAATAAAGATGATGGGAATATGATGAATGTTGCTGTATCAAGAGCTAAAAGTGCATTTTGGGTTTTTGGTAGTGTAGAGGGAATGAAAAAAGCAGGTCGGTATACTGAAGTTTTGGAAAAATATATTGAATTAAAACAGGATTATGAGTTTTATAATAAAAGTAATCAGATAGTAAGTAATATTAGAGAAACAGCAAAGACATTTAGGACAAGTAATAAATATATTTTTAAGAATTTTAGAAATAAAGATTTAACTTTAGAAGAAGCCGAAAAAATATTAAATGGAGAGACTGTAAAAGTACAAAGAGTATCTAAAACAGGTAACTTATATGAAATCAATGTTTATTCTGATGGTAACGGAAAGTTAAATTCAAGTTTTGACTAA
- a CDS encoding HesA/MoeB/ThiF family protein, whose protein sequence is MSEIHEFFNRQIKLWGEETQDSLQNKKVAIIGSGGLGCSLGIALGASGIGEFALVDFDEVGVHNIHRQIGFKVGDDGKYKAEVLKELIESRCPYTKATAYVESFDEFTKRDLEFDLIIDATDNLPTRAAINSYCLEKKQAWIYGSVEEFHGQVCFFQEASYEAIFKINDRKPNGIACPIVMHIGSFQANLALRYLTGLPVKKDVLYYLSFDEEGVLQNQKFNLPKN, encoded by the coding sequence ATGAGTGAGATTCATGAATTTTTTAATAGACAAATAAAACTTTGGGGAGAAGAAACTCAAGATAGTTTACAAAATAAAAAAGTAGCTATCATAGGTAGTGGTGGACTTGGTTGCTCTTTAGGTATTGCCCTTGGTGCTTCAGGTATTGGAGAGTTTGCTCTTGTAGATTTTGATGAGGTTGGAGTTCATAATATTCATAGACAAATAGGTTTTAAAGTTGGTGATGATGGAAAATACAAAGCTGAGGTTTTAAAAGAACTTATAGAATCAAGATGTCCATATACAAAAGCAACAGCATATGTAGAAAGTTTTGATGAGTTTACAAAAAGAGATTTAGAGTTTGATTTAATCATTGATGCTACTGATAATTTACCTACTCGTGCAGCTATAAATAGCTACTGCCTTGAAAAAAAACAAGCTTGGATTTATGGTAGTGTAGAAGAGTTTCATGGGCAAGTGTGTTTTTTCCAAGAAGCCTCTTATGAAGCAATTTTTAAAATAAATGATAGAAAACCAAATGGTATAGCTTGTCCTATTGTTATGCACATTGGTTCTTTTCAAGCAAATTTAGCTCTTAGATATCTTACTGGACTTCCAGTAAAAAAAGATGTTTTGTATTATCTTTCTTTTGATGAAGAAGGTGTTTTACAAAATCAAAAATTTAATCTTCCAAAAAACTAA